From the genome of Pleuronectes platessa chromosome 19, fPlePla1.1, whole genome shotgun sequence:
GTAGTGACCCATGCATCATTAGTAAAAGTGGCACACGTGcacgcccccccccacacacacacacattcacacaaacacgctcccacacatacacataaaaacttaaatataaatCCTGTATATTTGGCACCATATTTTTTAGCATAGAACATAAAATCCAACTTGCAATACAACATTGTTAGTATACAGAGGTAATATCTGATTTTGGCACATTAACAAGAACAGGGGAGGTTTAAAAAGTTCATGTAATTCTACTTATCACATGCTCAGTCCTCACTGACAGGTTTTAGGAGTATGAGATAGAAACTCACTCACTGGATATAGCAAGATTTCCTCAACGGTAAAACGGTCTCGGGTCAAAATCGTGGGTTCGCTTCACGAGGAACTACAGACTAGAGGTTCCCATGTTAGTGATATCAGGTTGATGTAGTCTTGATGACAAGGAAAGCTCCATTTTTCCTTGGAAAGCTCTTCAGCAGCGCCATAATGACTCATGTAAACAAACGGCGAACAAATACGTTGAGCATGACCTTTGTAAACCCTTAAATCCAAGGTGTCGTCGAAACCTAACTAAGACATAATCATATATTGCACTCTAGTCTTCACTGCACAAAGGGGTTGTCCTGGCCTGTTCAAACCATcttgacaaacaaaaaggtgGTATATAGATATAGAATTAATAAGGTATTCAgcaatactatttttattataacATCTCGTGTATATTAACTTTGATATATAGATTATTTCAACAGTATGATATGAAAGATACATATTTATAAATTGCTATGAATATAGGCAGAGGCATCCGTCGAAACAGACGCAGCGCCAGATATAACATAATAACTATTCTATGATTACGTCTTCTCATccgaacaaatacaaataaatgctttCACACGCGTAGGAAACCGGCGTGTAACTCCATAGTGAATATGAATTGAAGCCTCCCATGCACAGAGAGGTTCCAATACAGGTCGAGACTGGTTTTCAAACAGGCCAGCGTGAAACCTTAAAACCTCAGCATGCATGCTAAGTAAGTAGAACAGCAATCCCTGGTGGACATGTAGAATAATTGCAGACACATCTCGATATATGTCGCTGTCGATCTTGTCTTTGCTTTGCGGTGCCGTATTGGAAATAAAGTGAGAGCACATTAAAACATTGAAGTCTCGAGATTAATCCGGGGCTGCACTTGAACATCAATCTGcaataaataaagtcaacaATGGCCCATCACCTACAACAACGCATCACAACTCCTTGTTTCAGCCTCTCACCCTCCGCACACACTTACCTCATGTTTATTTGTGCCAACATATATATTAGATCTCAGAGCAGCAGATATACACATATACCGTAAGGACAGAAAACAAGGAACGGACATTTCCTTCATTTCGTGGAATCTGTGTTGACCTCAGTCTGTGGTGGGGCACAGTACTATGTGTTGAGATGTGAGCTAATGAGCATATCCCAGGGGGAAAACTCcatctatgtgtgtttgttggagtTTAACGCCTCAGGCTTGACTGGCAAGCTGCCCTGACTCCTTGGTAACTTCACTGTATCTTCCACAGATGTACCAAACCACCGATCAGAACCACCAACCCCTATTAGGAACACGTACGCGACACTGACTTCACATGTAAATAGCCTGtttccaaagacatgcaggcaATGTCCACCATCACGGATGGCTAATTCACTAACAAGTTTCACAACAAACGAGGAACCCTCATAAAGCTCAGTCGTATTAAGGAGCCAATTTATACTTGAAACGCCAGCAGCATGCACTTTGCGCAAAAAAAGAGGCAAAAATAAACGCCTGTAATCTTATTCATAACATAACTCCACGTTTGTCTATGCAAATTCACTCCACACTGGAATTGAGAAGCTCACAATATCCACAGTCTGCAAGAAAAAGCTAAAACTGCATCAAGCCACGCTCTAAATCTAGTACAAGGCTACTGCCAGCGTTCTACAGCGACATCAGAATCATCACTTACACGACCTGTAATCTACAATCCTCCTCTAACAGTCTTCACGTCCCAACTCTTCACACGCAGGAGATGATAAAAGATGCCGTAACGCTCTTTTCACTCcgtcaacatgtttgtttcgaCTCGACACTGCGCCGACCACGCTGCACTGGTGCTTATGTCTGTGTCCTTTAACTGAAAACGTATATGTGCAGAATAGAAATGACACTTTATCACCGTGGGACTGGTGCTGTGAAGTCaacagggaaaaaaataagTATTGCACCCCAAATGTACAGCAATGACGGTGGTTCCCGCATAGGGACCACAATGACGATGCCAGCGCTGCCTGGACTGAGCAAACTGCCGCCACACCCAGCGTACAGCTGCAAGCACGTTTGTCTCCCTAGAGCTGCAGGGGAACAGTAAGATGCCTGAACGGAGGAGCCCTAGAAGGACCACGATTGAGCCAAAATGAAGCTGTAATGGTCTAAGAGCTGCCTGGTTGCCGAACTGTCCCACCCTGTGGAATCACCCGTCTAGAGGCCAGTGAGGTCCACGATCGCCTTGATGAAAATGGTGTCGTCGCGGATGTATGAGTTCTTGGCATCGAGCTTGGAGAGCGGGCAGAAGAGCGGACAGCCGCTGGCGATGTTCATCTCGCTCACGGGTCTCTGGAAGGAGGAGGACGTGACATCAGGTCGGAAGGCGTCGATGATGTGCTCCCTGTTGCTCTGGTCCAGCAGCATCAATGTCACCTGGAAACAAGGAAGAAATGGAGAGATTATGTTTGCATGCATCAAATTGTGTTATGCACTACCTTCTCTTTAACAATAATGGGCAAGATTAATTCTCCTAAATACTTATTATAAGTGGTATTATAAGTAATGCTACTTTGATCATGTAGCGCATATGATGTCTCATCAGAAAGTCACTTTGGAAGTCAGTTCATCAATTTGAATTTCATATTGCATGAGGCCAAACACACAATTTTCAGCATATTTTGCTCTGGGAAGAAAACCCTTAGAAGaaacttcagtaaataaaaacaacaaaagtttGATGACGAAAAAGAAGGCTTCAAATCCTTTGTAGATACCGCTCGTTGCCTTTGTGTATTTTACCTTCTGGTTAAAGGGCCATTTGAGCAGAGCGTCACTCAGCCCCCTCATCACCACAAAGAACAAGGACAAGTGGCTGCCACGCCCCGTCCCATCTCCATTCAGGTAGATCCGCAGACACATCTTATAGCCATACTTGTTGGTGTAGAAGGCTGAAAAGGAAATAGTGGGAGGGAGAATTCAGCTTCAGTCATCAGGCTCCTGCAACACACTGTCGTCTTTTAACACAGTGCGATGTGAATGTCAGAGGAGAACATTGTGTAATCTTCAAATTTGCAGCTATGTAGACCCCTCCTACAATCATGGGAAGCATGTCGTGTGTAGGGGTTATCACTGTCCAGGTTTTGAAACTACTGGCTACTGATTCTCCAAAGACAACAGAGTCAGACACacttgtaattgtttttttttctacaacaACGGAAGACGGTCATGTGATAGCAGCCTGACCAATCAGCCGAGTGTTTATATTAGCCCTGCACCAGTCCAGGTTTTACCCTTCGTCTCGCCCATTGCAGCTTGTCTGCCCCAGCCCCTTCCATGACACTCAAAGGTTAAGcagtatagatgatggatgcaTTGATCTACAATAATGACCCATGATACCTGGTGAGAACATGGCAGGGGCTCGACCGACAATCGCTTCCTGTCTCTTTTTGGCAAAATCTGAGATCCTCCAGACAAAGACGCCCTCGAAGGTGGTGGCAGACATTTCTCTGAGCCGGCCCTCCATCTCAGCAACTGTCAGGTCCTTCAGCCCCACTGTCCTCTCCAGCTGTCGCACCTGGAATAGAACCCCGCACACTCTGctttaacacattttcaaatcaatCCATCTAATATCTTCCACATAAAAGGAGACAGTTAATAGTTTCATTCTCCTTGGGGAACAAGAATCTGTGGTCCATTTATAGATAGAGCTATATGTATAATGtcatgtgtgtttgagagtgtgaCAGGGGGCGGTCTTggttctgccccccccccccccccattcctaCCTTATTACTGAGAGCCTCGATCTTATCCTGGTCCAGTTTATGCTGACGGTTGCTGGCCTCCAGGGTGGTGGCgaacctctccacctctctgttcagcacacacaccacattttCAAACGTTCCCGATTTGACCTCCAGCTCCGTGCACCTGCGTCCCAGCTCGGCCACCTTGGTCTTCTCACTGTGGAGCTGGAGCTCCAGCGCTGCTCCCACCGAACTGGGCAATGGTGTGAAAGACGTGGAAACAGAGAGGGTGGGAGCTAgagtgggaggtggggggagaggagcTGAAGCGGATGGACCGGGGGGACCGGagctggaggatgaggaggaggcggcggcggctcCCTGCACGGGAGGCCCAGAGGAGGTGGTGCTGAGCTGGGAGACTCTGGCCTCGAGCTCCCTGAGGGACTGTTGGAGCTCCACCAGTTTGTGTCCGGCTACTTCCAGTCCCTGGGGCTGCAGGCCCTCCATGCTCACTTTCATGCCCATGATGTAGTGCAACAACAGATTGAGGTGCTCGTAGGCGTAGGTGCGCTCGTGTTCGTgaatcttctccttctccaccttcaCAAAGGAGGCGACAAACTGGAGGTCAAAAGTTTTGTACCGAAACAGTCCTGCTTGACTCTGGCAAGTcaacagacagaagacacagccaTAATTATGTCTGCTCTTGATTTTTCTGATTATGTGTATAGACAGGCCTCTACCTCTATCTTTGAAGCCTCTCAGACTCACTGCACTTTACTTTATTATCAGAGAATAAATCCATCACACATAAATGTGTCTTACATTAAAAGGGGGGGTGATTCTGGTTAATAATATATAGTAAATATATTTCCCATATTATAATACTCATTAAGGCCAGAAGTGCCTTTTGAGTACTTAATGCTTTATGTACTAATTTCTAGCTCTACTGCAAAGACGGTCTCATTAAAACTTTCTAACCCCCTTTTACCAAAACCTAGAATTTTCATACAATCCTAAAAACGAAAGCATGTGCAAAGATATAGAAAAGATAACattgatattatattatattgaatAATGCAGTTACTTACAGAAATGTCACATCCCACAACATGAAATCGACACGGAGTTCTGAATTTGCTGCAGAACTTAATATGGTCCACATactggggaaaaaacacaaaagcaaacaaaaggaCATCAGTGAAAAAGACGGCAAAGCCTCAGATTCTATAAAAAATTATTAACATTTCAACAACCCAGCAGGtgaataaataactttttttaaagatatttccATTTTCCTAAAAGACTTTTCAAACTATCTGAATGAAGAAATATTGTGTCTGATGCAATTTCGAGTCAtgattcaaatttaatttatgtCTGATTAGTTCCTGATTATTACTAATGCTTTTTTTCATGTTACTTGATCTATTGTGTTTATTATGTGCTCATGCAATGAatgctttcttttcatttatctttttaatcttgggttaaaataattatatataagcAGGTCCCTCATTAAtctgtttaatttatatttctatCTTGCTTTATATGGTTGTAAAATgcatgtgaaaataaaataaatctgataCCTGGATGGAAAGCAGAATCATAAATGGAAAACAtggttattgttttttattgtgcagtggagaaaacacacattttaactcACTAAATATTTTTAGCAAAGTCTTGGAAATGTCTCCAACAGCAGGAAGATGATATATATAAAATTTCAGTCTGTCTTTTtcacttgtgtctgtgtgactgagTGTCATCTTTAAAGCGGGGATAAGTGCTGCAGCTACATGAGACTCTGACCCTTTTT
Proteins encoded in this window:
- the LOC128424856 gene encoding TNF receptor-associated factor 2, giving the protein MAAQEPSPPSSMESNKPGFPKKILGNKLEDKHLCNCCHNILRRPFQAQCGHRFCSYCFNRTVSNGPQKCSACIKEDIFEDPTSILKQGCAFPDNAVRREVENLSAVCINESCTWKGSIKEYELSHEGKCEFMIIPCPSCKERIRFNEQERHSERECPERTLNCKYCKEPFHFKNIKAHDEICPKYPMICEGCAKKKIPREKYVDHIKFCSKFRTPCRFHVVGCDISVEKEKIHEHERTYAYEHLNLLLHYIMGMKVSMEGLQPQGLEVAGHKLVELQQSLRELEARVSQLSTTSSGPPVQGAAAASSSSSSSAPTLSVSTSFTPLPSSVGAALELQLHSEKTKVAELGRRCTELEVKSGTFENVVCVLNREVERFATTLEASNRQHKLDQDKIEALSNKVRQLERTVGLKDLTVAEMEGRLREMSATTFEGVFVWRISDFAKKRQEAIVGRAPAMFSPAFYTNKYGYKMCLRIYLNGDGTGRGSHLSLFFVVMRGLSDALLKWPFNQKVTLMLLDQSNREHIIDAFRPDVTSSSFQRPVSEMNIASGCPLFCPLSKLDAKNSYIRDDTIFIKAIVDLTGL